Proteins encoded within one genomic window of Macaca thibetana thibetana isolate TM-01 chromosome 3, ASM2454274v1, whole genome shotgun sequence:
- the GNGT1 gene encoding guanine nucleotide-binding protein G(T) subunit gamma-T1, producing the protein MPVINIEDLTEKDKLKMEVDQLKKEVTLERMLVSKCCEEVRDYVEERSGEDPLVKGIPEDKNPFKELKGGCVIS; encoded by the exons ATGCCAGTAATCAATATTGAGGACCTGACAGAAAAGGACAAATTGAAGATGGAAGTTGACCAGCTCAAGAAAGAAGTGACACTGGAAAGAATGCTA GTTTCCAAATGTTGTGAAGAAGTAAGAGATTACGTCGAAGAACGATCTGGCGAGGATCCACTGGTAAAGGGCATCCCAGAGGACAAAAATCCCTTCAAGGAGCTCAAAGGAGGCTGTGTGATttcataa
- the GNG11 gene encoding guanine nucleotide-binding protein G(I)/G(S)/G(O) subunit gamma-11 — MPALHIEDLPEKEKLKMEVEQLRKEVKLQRQQVSKCSEEIKNYIEERSGEDPLVKGIPEDKNPFKEKGSCVVS; from the exons ATGCCAGCCCTTCACATCGAAGATTTGCCagagaaggaaaaactgaaaatggaaGTTGAGCAGCTTCGCAAAGAAGTGAAGTTGCAGAGACAACAA GTGTCTAAATGttctgaagaaataaagaactaTATTGAAGAACGTTCTGGAGAGGATCCTCTAGTAAAGGGAATTCCAGAAGACAAGAATCCCTTTAAAGAAAAAGGCAGCTGCGTTGTTTCATAA